GGCGGGCCCGGGTGAAGATCAGCGAGTGAAACAGGGTCGAGGCCAGGTAAAAGAGCACTAGAACGGTACCGTAGATAATAAAGGCCACTAACTTGAGCGGGCTGTGGGCATTAACGGCGGTAATGATTAAGGCGATCATCCCCACGATTGACAGGCCGACGCCCAGCCCATGGGTAACGGCGTTGCCAATTTCAATTAACAGATTCGGTTGTTGACGATGCATGATGGACTCCTTTGGGGCAAGGAGAAGCAGTGAAATCAAGGGTAACTTTTGTTATACTGATTTACGAAGGCAAACTCCTCGCAAGTTTGTGATATTATGATAACGTAATCTAGTTTTAAAGACTAGATTAATTATACCAAATTTTTCAGGAAGAGTGATAAATTCCATGGCAAAGATTAAAATTGTGGCGGACTCCTCCGCCGGCTTAACCGAAGCGGAAATCAAAGAGCACGACATCACGATCATCCCCTTATCCGTGATGATCGACGGGACGGTTTACGTTGAACGCGAAACGATTACCAACGACCAGTTTCCCGACATGATGGAAAAGGCCAGCTCCTTGCCAAAGACCTCCCAGCCGCCAATCGGTAAGTTCACCGAGGCCTTTGATCGACTGGGCGAAGATGGCGCTGAAGTCCTCTGTGTCTGCATGATGGAATCAATTTCCGGTACCGTTCACGCAGCGGAGCAGGCGGCTAGTTTGACTAAGACACCGGTCCGGGTGATTGATTGTCAAACCACCGACCGGGCGATGGCCTTCCAGATTTTAGAGGCCGCTAAGGTAATCGAAGCCGGCGGGACCATGGATGAGGCCGTGGCGAAGATGAAGGAAGTCTTTGACCACCACAAGCTGTACCTGGCGATTGACAACCTGGATAACCTGGTGGCCGGGGGCCGGATTTCCCGCTTTGCCGGTACAATTTCTAGCCTGTTTAACATTAAGGTGATGCTGGAAGTAGCGGGTGGTCAAATCCACATCGCCATGAAGGGCCGGGGAATTAAGGCCATCCACAAAGAATGGGACAAGATCTTAGACCAGATGGCTAATGGTCCCAAGGTGAAAGGGATCGGGATTTCCCACGTCAAGGCCGATAAGGAAGTTGCCCGCTTAAAGGGAAAATTAAACGAGTTGTTCCCGGGGATCGAGGTCACGGTGCGGGAAACGGTGCCCGTGATCGCCACCCATACCGGGTTGGGCGCTTGCTGCCTGACTTACTACACGGAATAACGGTGGGTGGTAACCAACCCATTCGACTTACTTAGCTATTAGGTCTGCGGTTATTTCCTACTTTCCAATCAAAAACCGGCCAATTACGCAACCAAGGTTGCGTAATTGGCCGGTTTGTTGATTTAAGGGGAGCTTATAGCTCTGGGTTCATAGATGGGTTGGTTAAGAAGCGGAAGCGAATGATGTCACCGTGGTCTTGTAAGAGTTGACGTAAGTTGGCGATTTCCGCTTGGCTGAGCACACTGAGGTCGGTGTTGATCAGGGCGTAACTGTAGCCGTTTTTGGCGTTGCTCGTCATTTCCTTGACCGTTAAGCCCTGGTCAGTTAAAAGTTGGACGAAATCGAGCCACAGGTTGGCCCGGTCCTTGTAAAAGAGGGTGATTCGGTGGGGGGTGTCAAAGGGGAGGTCGACGCGCGGAAAGTTGACGGAGGTCCGGACGCTACCGTTCTCTAAGAAGTTAAGCAGGTTTTGTAAGGCCATATCGGTGCTAAAGGTCAGGGCCTCTTCGGTGTTGCCACCGATGTGAGGGAGGAGGGTGACCCCCGGTTGGTTTTGCAGGTCGCTAGCTGGAAAGTCACTAACGTAGCCGGCCAGCTCGCCATTGGCCAGTGCTTCGAGGAGGTCTTGGTTATTAACGATTTCGCCGCGGCCAAAGTTCAGGAGGTAGGCGTCCGGTTTTAGCTGTTGGAGCCGTTCCCGGTTGATCAGGCCGGTGGTTTCTTCGGTCAGGGGTAGCATGACGACCACAAAGTCGGCTAATGACATGACCTCTTCAATTGTCGGTAGTTGAACGACGTGGGGGAGGTTCTTGGGACTACGGTTATAACCCAAGACTTGCATCCCGAGGTGGTAACTAGCTTCGGCAACCCGTTGGCCAATTGCCCCGAGGCCTAAAATCCCAATCGTCTTCCCGTATAATTCGCGGCCGATAAATTCCTTGCGCGTCGCCTCGGCCAGCACTTGGAGGTCAGCTCCCGGTTCGGCCGTCAGGTCTTTGACGGTTGCAATCGCCCGGTCAATTGGGCGCACGCAACGGAAGAGGGCTTGGATGATCAATTCCTTAACGGCGTTGGCGTTAGCACCGGGGGTGTTTAAGACGACGGTGCCGTTTTCGGTGCAGGCGTTGACGTTGATGGTATTGGTACCAATCCCGGCCCGGGTGATCGCCAGCAGTTGGTCGTTGATCAGGGCATCGTCAACCTGGGAGCTACGAACCAACAGGGCGTTCGGAGCGTCCGTGTCAGAAATTTGAAGTAGATCGTGGGCAAAATCGCTTAATTCAAATTTATCAATTGTTTTTACTTGGTACATAATTGCTCATTCCTTTAAGATGGATTATAAAGTAAGTATAAACCAAACCGAAAAGAGGGAATTACTAAAATGCACATCGAATTTCCAAAGTTAAAGCGAGACGAACCAACCCTGGGTGAAGGGGCCCAGGTTAACAAGACCACCTTTGGCCAGTGGGTGGAACTAGGCGACCGGACGTTAGCCGATAACTGCACGATTGGGGACTACACC
The nucleotide sequence above comes from Limosilactobacillus fermentum. Encoded proteins:
- a CDS encoding NAD(P)-dependent oxidoreductase, which gives rise to MYQVKTIDKFELSDFAHDLLQISDTDAPNALLVRSSQVDDALINDQLLAITRAGIGTNTINVNACTENGTVVLNTPGANANAVKELIIQALFRCVRPIDRAIATVKDLTAEPGADLQVLAEATRKEFIGRELYGKTIGILGLGAIGQRVAEASYHLGMQVLGYNRSPKNLPHVVQLPTIEEVMSLADFVVVMLPLTEETTGLINRERLQQLKPDAYLLNFGRGEIVNNQDLLEALANGELAGYVSDFPASDLQNQPGVTLLPHIGGNTEEALTFSTDMALQNLLNFLENGSVRTSVNFPRVDLPFDTPHRITLFYKDRANLWLDFVQLLTDQGLTVKEMTSNAKNGYSYALINTDLSVLSQAEIANLRQLLQDHGDIIRFRFLTNPSMNPEL
- a CDS encoding DegV family protein; the protein is MAKIKIVADSSAGLTEAEIKEHDITIIPLSVMIDGTVYVERETITNDQFPDMMEKASSLPKTSQPPIGKFTEAFDRLGEDGAEVLCVCMMESISGTVHAAEQAASLTKTPVRVIDCQTTDRAMAFQILEAAKVIEAGGTMDEAVAKMKEVFDHHKLYLAIDNLDNLVAGGRISRFAGTISSLFNIKVMLEVAGGQIHIAMKGRGIKAIHKEWDKILDQMANGPKVKGIGISHVKADKEVARLKGKLNELFPGIEVTVRETVPVIATHTGLGACCLTYYTE